In one window of Methanosarcina vacuolata Z-761 DNA:
- a CDS encoding DHH family phosphoesterase: MEVNEAEFFNRLLDYRNILYLCHRNADPDAVSSAFALSEAIGGTVGLVDGCNRVAAVLIERLGIEVVDIPNPADYGFVVVVDTSTKAQLNDLELTRYCVIDHHTTTALTENAEFYLHRNSTSTVEIVYNILKAMGAPINRRVGIGMLTGIVTDTGHFKHASADTFRVVSKIIEDSGVEYGEVLDLMAATPQDISMRIAILKAASRLELDRVQDMLIASSHVSSFGGSASSMLINIGADVAFVGTSKGESVRISARAKRDAVSAGVNLGQLMEDISNEYNGTGGGHSGAAGIDVIGDMKEVLDKCRERTKKILEASLGGTSKEISFEDDIEEFENE, translated from the coding sequence ATGGAAGTTAATGAAGCGGAGTTTTTCAACCGGCTCCTTGACTATCGAAATATTTTATATTTGTGTCACCGGAATGCAGATCCGGACGCGGTTAGCAGTGCTTTTGCTCTTTCCGAAGCTATTGGAGGCACTGTCGGACTTGTGGACGGCTGCAACCGTGTAGCTGCTGTGCTTATAGAGAGACTTGGCATTGAGGTTGTTGATATACCCAATCCGGCTGATTACGGTTTTGTCGTTGTGGTTGATACCTCCACAAAAGCACAATTAAATGACCTAGAACTTACCAGGTATTGCGTTATCGATCATCATACAACTACTGCTCTGACAGAAAATGCCGAATTCTACCTGCACAGGAACAGTACCTCTACCGTAGAAATAGTTTACAATATCTTAAAAGCAATGGGAGCACCTATTAACCGGCGCGTGGGAATCGGGATGCTCACAGGAATCGTAACGGATACCGGGCATTTCAAACATGCATCGGCAGATACGTTCCGGGTAGTATCCAAAATTATAGAGGATAGCGGCGTTGAGTATGGGGAAGTGCTGGATCTTATGGCTGCTACCCCACAGGATATTTCAATGCGCATAGCTATCCTGAAAGCCGCAAGCCGCCTCGAGCTCGATAGAGTACAGGATATGTTGATAGCATCTTCCCATGTCAGCTCTTTCGGAGGTTCTGCATCTTCCATGCTCATTAATATCGGTGCAGATGTCGCTTTTGTTGGCACATCCAAAGGTGAAAGCGTCAGGATAAGTGCAAGAGCAAAGCGTGACGCCGTAAGTGCCGGGGTCAACCTTGGCCAGCTAATGGAAGATATAAGTAACGAGTACAACGGTACAGGCGGCGGACATTCCGGAGCTGCCGGAATCGATGTGATCGGTGATATGAAAGAAGTGCTGGATAAATGCAGGGAAAGAACAAAGAAGATTCTTGAAGCTTCTCTTGGAGGAACATCAAAAGAGATCTCTTTTGAAGATGATATCGAAGAGTTTGAAAATGAGTGA
- a CDS encoding prefoldin subunit beta has translation MTAELPPQVQNQIAQLQQIQQQIQALAMQKSQIEAMQKESKMALDELDRLTDDAVVYRNVGELVIKTSKEESITKLKDREETLSLRLQSISRQEERLTSRFKQLQEQIQQALGARAQ, from the coding sequence ATGACCGCAGAATTACCTCCTCAAGTTCAGAATCAGATAGCACAGCTTCAGCAGATACAGCAGCAGATACAGGCTCTGGCTATGCAAAAATCACAGATTGAAGCTATGCAAAAAGAGTCAAAGATGGCTCTGGACGAATTAGATAGACTTACTGACGATGCAGTAGTCTACCGCAATGTAGGGGAGTTAGTAATAAAAACGAGCAAGGAAGAGTCCATTACAAAATTGAAAGACAGGGAAGAAACACTCTCACTCAGGCTTCAGTCCATTTCCAGGCAGGAAGAAAGGCTCACATCTCGCTTTAAACAGCTTCAAGAGCAGATTCAGCAGGCTTTAGGCGCCAGAGCACAATAA
- a CDS encoding M42 family metallopeptidase — translation MEKGGNLREIKSLLEKFTNAHGISGFEDDIRELLEKELEPYVDTMRRDCMGNLIALKKGEGPSIMLAAHMDEIGLMVRYIDDNGFLRFVGIGGWFDQTLLNQRVVLHGKKGSIPGVIGSKPPHVMKEEDRKKPVKLDDMFIDIGAKDRENAENLGIEIGTAVSIDRDFVPLANGKITSKALDNRAGVVILIEVMKRLSKHKIGANVYAVGTVQEEVGLKGARTSAFGVYPNLALALDTTIPGDHPGITKTDSCLEIGKGPVITLADASGRGLIAHPQIIKWLKETATENEIPYQLGVGSGGTTDATSIHLTKEGIPTGTVSIATRYIHSPVEVLDMADIDACVSLIVKAIENVGKYF, via the coding sequence ATGGAAAAAGGCGGAAACCTTAGAGAGATTAAATCTCTGCTTGAAAAATTCACCAATGCACACGGGATCTCAGGCTTTGAGGATGATATTCGAGAACTCCTTGAAAAGGAACTTGAACCCTATGTTGATACCATGCGCAGAGACTGTATGGGAAACCTTATAGCCCTCAAAAAAGGAGAAGGCCCTTCCATAATGCTGGCTGCCCATATGGACGAAATCGGGCTTATGGTCAGGTATATTGACGATAATGGCTTCCTCAGGTTTGTCGGTATCGGGGGATGGTTTGACCAGACCCTTCTTAACCAGAGAGTTGTACTTCACGGCAAAAAAGGTTCAATTCCCGGAGTCATCGGGTCCAAGCCTCCTCACGTAATGAAAGAGGAGGACAGGAAAAAGCCAGTGAAGCTGGACGATATGTTCATCGATATCGGAGCAAAAGACAGGGAAAATGCTGAGAACCTTGGAATTGAGATAGGAACGGCAGTTTCTATTGACCGGGACTTTGTGCCTCTGGCAAACGGAAAGATAACCTCAAAAGCCCTTGACAACCGTGCAGGCGTCGTTATCCTTATTGAGGTTATGAAGCGGCTTTCCAAACATAAAATCGGAGCAAATGTCTATGCCGTAGGTACTGTCCAGGAAGAGGTAGGGTTAAAAGGTGCAAGAACCTCTGCCTTTGGGGTTTATCCGAACCTTGCGCTTGCCCTTGATACAACTATTCCTGGAGACCACCCGGGCATTACTAAAACCGATTCTTGCCTGGAAATCGGGAAAGGCCCTGTAATTACATTAGCCGATGCGTCCGGAAGAGGCCTTATAGCTCACCCGCAGATTATTAAGTGGCTTAAGGAAACTGCCACTGAAAATGAGATCCCTTACCAGCTCGGCGTTGGTTCGGGAGGCACAACAGATGCGACCTCAATACACCTTACAAAAGAAGGTATTCCTACAGGTACAGTCAGCATAGCCACTCGATACATCCATTCACCTGTTGAGGTCCTGGATATGGCGGATATTGACGCGTGCGTTTCACTTATTGTAAAAGCAATAGAAAACGTAGGTAAATATTTCTGA
- a CDS encoding type I restriction-modification system subunit M codes for MALKKSELYSSLWSSCDELRGGMDASQYKDYVLVLLFIKYVSDKYAGVPFAPIIIPEGASFKDMVALKGKPDIGDQINKKIIGPLVNENKLSDMPDFNDATKLGSGKEQVDRLTNLISIFENPALDFSKNRADGDDILGDAYEYLMRHFATESGKSKGQFYTPAEVSRVIAKILGIRQANTTSSTTAYDPTCGSGSLLLKVADEAKTKITLYGQEKDAATSGLARMNMILHENPEALIVQGNTLTNPRFKDGETLKTFDYVVANPPFSDKRWSTGLDPMKDPHERFKPFGVPPSKQGDYAYLLHIVRSLKITGKGACILPHGVLFRGNSEADIRRALIRRGYIKGIIGLPANLFYGTGIPACIVVIDKEDAQNRKDIFMIDASAGFMKDGPKNRLQAQDIRKIVDVFNKKAEVPKYSRMVSFEEIEKNEFNLNLPRYIDSQQAEDLQDIEGHLHGGIPSADVDALQRYWDVCPQLRQALFKENRPGYLGLAVDKADIKSTIYEHPEFVAFTAGMNAHFTAWRTKSSAMLRQLQAGCHPKEIIATLAEDLLAHYEGKPLIDKYDIYQHLMDYWEETMQDDCYLIADEGWKAETSRIIEKDKKGRDKDKGWTCDLVPKPFIVSRYFAKEQEAIDKLASELESITASITELEEEQGGEEGAFSELDKVNKANVAARLKDVKGDTEAKDEVAVLNDWLKLANKEADLKKRLKEAESLLDSKACHYYPRLIEDDVKTLVVEDKWLSSLDMAIHGEMDRISQSLTQRVKELAERYETPMPQMTDRVAELEGKVNRHLERMGFKL; via the coding sequence ATGGCTCTTAAAAAATCCGAACTTTACTCTTCTCTCTGGTCCAGTTGTGACGAACTGCGTGGCGGAATGGATGCCAGCCAGTACAAGGACTATGTACTCGTTCTGTTATTTATCAAATATGTCAGCGATAAATACGCCGGTGTGCCTTTTGCCCCTATCATCATCCCTGAAGGTGCAAGTTTCAAGGATATGGTCGCACTCAAAGGCAAACCAGATATCGGCGATCAGATCAACAAGAAAATAATTGGTCCACTGGTCAATGAAAACAAGCTGTCTGATATGCCGGACTTCAACGACGCTACCAAGCTCGGCAGCGGTAAAGAACAGGTGGACAGGCTTACCAATCTCATTTCCATTTTTGAGAATCCTGCCCTTGATTTTTCGAAGAACCGTGCAGACGGTGACGATATCTTAGGCGACGCTTATGAATATCTGATGCGTCACTTCGCAACGGAAAGCGGCAAAAGTAAAGGGCAATTCTACACTCCGGCCGAAGTCAGCAGGGTTATAGCAAAGATACTCGGTATCCGCCAGGCCAATACGACAAGTTCGACCACGGCTTATGATCCTACATGTGGTTCAGGTTCGTTGCTTTTGAAGGTCGCAGATGAAGCAAAAACCAAGATAACCCTGTACGGTCAGGAAAAAGACGCAGCTACGTCAGGTCTTGCTCGCATGAACATGATCCTGCATGAGAATCCTGAGGCACTTATTGTGCAGGGCAACACCCTGACAAATCCCAGGTTCAAGGACGGCGAAACACTCAAGACTTTTGATTATGTTGTCGCCAATCCGCCTTTTAGTGACAAACGCTGGAGCACTGGCCTTGATCCAATGAAAGATCCCCATGAGCGTTTCAAGCCTTTTGGGGTTCCGCCTTCCAAGCAGGGAGATTACGCTTATCTGTTACATATCGTTCGTTCGCTAAAGATCACAGGAAAAGGAGCCTGCATCCTGCCGCACGGCGTGTTATTCCGTGGTAATTCCGAGGCCGATATCCGCCGTGCCCTCATACGCAGGGGTTACATTAAGGGAATTATCGGTCTTCCAGCCAACCTTTTCTACGGCACCGGCATCCCGGCCTGTATCGTTGTTATCGACAAGGAGGACGCACAAAACCGCAAAGATATCTTTATGATTGATGCCAGTGCGGGTTTCATGAAGGATGGTCCCAAGAACCGTCTCCAAGCTCAGGATATCCGCAAGATTGTGGATGTTTTCAATAAGAAAGCTGAGGTCCCGAAATATTCGCGGATGGTCAGTTTTGAAGAGATCGAGAAGAATGAGTTCAACCTCAACCTTCCGCGCTATATCGACAGCCAGCAGGCTGAGGACTTGCAGGATATTGAGGGACATTTGCATGGAGGCATTCCTTCTGCTGATGTGGATGCTCTCCAGCGGTACTGGGATGTCTGTCCACAGCTTCGGCAAGCCCTGTTCAAGGAGAATCGACCTGGATATCTGGGCCTTGCTGTGGACAAGGCAGATATCAAATCCACAATCTACGAGCATCCTGAGTTTGTTGCTTTCACAGCCGGTATGAATGCACATTTCACTGCCTGGCGCACTAAGAGTTCTGCTATGCTCCGGCAGTTGCAGGCAGGCTGCCATCCAAAGGAAATTATAGCCACGCTGGCAGAAGACCTGCTCGCTCACTATGAAGGTAAGCCTCTCATCGATAAGTACGATATTTATCAACACCTGATGGATTACTGGGAGGAAACGATGCAGGACGACTGCTATCTCATAGCTGACGAGGGATGGAAGGCTGAGACTTCTCGCATTATCGAGAAAGATAAGAAGGGAAGAGATAAAGACAAGGGCTGGACCTGCGACCTTGTGCCAAAGCCGTTTATTGTGTCCCGTTACTTCGCCAAAGAGCAGGAAGCTATCGATAAACTCGCTTCTGAGCTGGAAAGCATCACTGCCAGCATTACAGAGCTGGAAGAGGAACAGGGCGGCGAAGAAGGCGCATTCTCCGAACTTGATAAGGTTAATAAGGCCAATGTCGCTGCACGCCTGAAGGATGTAAAAGGCGATACGGAAGCAAAGGACGAAGTTGCTGTTCTAAACGACTGGCTGAAACTCGCCAATAAAGAAGCAGACCTGAAAAAACGTCTTAAGGAAGCCGAGTCCCTACTTGATTCAAAAGCCTGTCATTACTACCCCAGGCTGATCGAGGATGATGTCAAAACGCTGGTTGTGGAAGACAAATGGCTCTCTTCACTTGATATGGCTATCCACGGCGAGATGGACCGGATCAGCCAGTCCCTTACTCAGCGTGTGAAGGAGCTTGCCGAACGCTATGAAACTCCTATGCCGCAGATGACCGACCGCGTTGCTGAGCTGGAGGGAAAAGTTAACCGGCATCTGGAGAGGATGGGGTTCAAATTATGA
- a CDS encoding restriction endonuclease subunit S, whose translation MSAECSAENIPSGYKKTEIGVIPEDWDVVTTLDACSKIQDGTHFSPQISGNDYLYITSKNIRFGYFDISTASRIDTAQHQVIYRRCDVKKGDLLLTKDGASTGNAALNTLDEEFSLLSSVAFLRFHQSKYCAAYFLQQILTSSGQHQIQDAMAGNAITRLTLEKVKKLRFPVPPTLAEQEAIAEALSDTDALIESLEQLIAKKRQIKQGAMQELLTGKRRLPGFSGEWKVKLLDDLFDFSGGLSASRDQLSMEGYCYLHYGDIHTSKKNFIDVRSEQQDIPKLNISLKKVASPSLLNDGDVVFVDASEDDEGTSRHIVVFNKDKIPFISGLHTIVAKSKKNELDKQYLRYCFQTDDVKKQFYFFAVGTKVSGISKTNIVKITLPVPSLSEQAAIAAILSDMDSEITALEEKLAKARQIKQGMMQELLTGRIRLV comes from the coding sequence ATGAGCGCGGAATGCAGTGCCGAGAACATCCCTTCCGGCTACAAAAAGACAGAGATAGGGGTGATTCCAGAAGATTGGGATGTTGTCACTACCTTAGATGCATGCTCTAAAATCCAAGATGGAACTCATTTTTCTCCACAGATCTCTGGAAATGACTATCTCTACATTACCTCTAAAAATATTCGATTCGGTTATTTTGACATATCTACTGCCTCTAGAATTGACACAGCCCAGCATCAAGTGATTTACAGGCGTTGTGATGTAAAAAAAGGTGATCTTCTTCTTACAAAGGACGGCGCAAGTACAGGAAACGCCGCACTTAATACGCTTGATGAGGAGTTCAGCCTACTTTCAAGCGTCGCTTTTTTGAGATTCCATCAGAGTAAATACTGTGCAGCTTATTTCCTCCAGCAGATTCTAACCTCTTCTGGACAACACCAGATTCAAGATGCTATGGCAGGTAATGCGATTACCCGTTTAACTCTTGAAAAAGTCAAAAAACTTCGCTTTCCTGTGCCACCTACTCTCGCCGAACAAGAAGCCATCGCCGAAGCTCTCTCCGATACGGATGCCCTTATCGAATCCCTTGAGCAGCTCATCGCCAAGAAACGCCAGATCAAACAGGGCGCCATGCAGGAGTTGCTGACTGGTAAGAGAAGGCTGCCGGGGTTTAGTGGGGAGTGGAAAGTGAAGTTGCTTGATGACCTATTCGACTTCAGTGGTGGACTGTCAGCTTCTCGTGATCAGCTTTCCATGGAAGGATATTGCTATCTGCATTACGGAGACATTCACACATCGAAAAAAAACTTTATTGATGTTAGATCTGAACAACAGGACATACCAAAACTCAATATCTCTTTGAAAAAAGTGGCCTCTCCATCATTGCTTAATGATGGAGACGTTGTCTTTGTAGATGCTTCCGAAGACGACGAAGGCACGAGCAGACATATTGTAGTTTTCAATAAAGATAAAATCCCTTTCATTTCAGGCCTGCACACTATCGTTGCAAAGAGCAAGAAAAACGAATTGGATAAACAGTACCTACGGTACTGTTTTCAAACTGATGACGTAAAAAAACAGTTTTATTTCTTTGCTGTTGGAACCAAGGTTTCTGGGATTAGCAAGACGAACATCGTGAAAATCACGCTTCCGGTTCCTTCACTATCCGAACAAGCCGCCATCGCAGCTATCCTCTCTGACATGGACTCAGAAATTACCGCGCTGGAAGAAAAGCTTGCTAAGGCTCGCCAGATCAAGCAGGGTATGATGCAGGAACTGCTTACAGGGAGGATTAGATTAGTATGA
- a CDS encoding type I restriction endonuclease subunit R, whose translation MNIGKPERATQDRIISLFHDELGYRYVGNWIDRDGNSNIEEGLLNAYLTKSSYTPTQIGVALYKLDIEANNHNRSLYGNNKAVYSLLRYGIPVKTEAGKVTDNVYLINWQEPEKNDFAIAEEVTLRGNRERRPDIVLYVNGIAIGVLELKNSRVTIGDGIRQSLSNQSPEFNEWFFSTVQFIFAGNDSEGLKYGAIGTPEKYFLEWKEDEKDNSRFKLDKYLLKMCNKDRLIELMHDFVLFDGGVKKLPRVHQYFAVKAAQKHVMQRRGGIIWHTQGSGKSIVMVLLAKWILENNPNARVVVVTDRDELDKQIKRIFNDAGEDIERTTSGRELISMLGQAKPRLLCSLIHKFGRKGVDDFDAFIRDLESQPGKAVGDIFVFVDECHRTQSGKLHRAMKAIMPNAVFIGFTGTPLLKKDKQTSLEVFGGYIHTYKFCEAVEDKVVLDLVYESRDIDQRLGSETKIDAWFEAKTRGLNDWQKDELKKHWGTMQKVLSSRSRMDQVVTDIIFDFGVKKPRLTSERGNAILVASSIYEACKYFTLFQKTLFKGKCAVVTSYNPQAQDVTKEDTGANTETEKEFIYNTYTELLKDIETRPGMTKTETYEEKAKDLFTKEPANMKLLIVVDKLLTGFDAPPCTYLYIDKSMKDHGLFQAICRTNRLDGDDKEFGYIVDYKDLFKNLVNDKGTGALQVYSSELDYSAGGASPEVLMQDRRKKGRGRLDNALEALAILCEPVEPPKGELEHIHYFCGNTEIPTDLQERETQRAALYKATASLVRSYANISDELEAAGYSSSDISRIKQLLEYYRNIREIIRRASGESLDLKAYEADMRHLIDTYIEAAEPRKVSSFEDMPLLDLIVKTGIDKAIATQLDRLKGNKNAVAETIENNVRSKIIKEQLNDPAYYEKMSALLEEIIAARKAKAIEYEEYLKRIADLVKQVEAGHEDDIVDVLKKSPALRALYNNLKDCGKKLEGQIKENDEYGEYILPSDPTLDLALRLDETIKRVRSDDWRGVEPRERTIKHALYEVLHDEAEVNRIFFIIKAQKEY comes from the coding sequence ATGAACATTGGAAAACCCGAAAGAGCCACCCAGGACCGAATAATCTCTCTTTTTCATGATGAGCTTGGCTATCGCTACGTAGGCAACTGGATTGACCGGGACGGTAACAGCAACATCGAGGAAGGACTACTCAATGCCTACCTGACAAAAAGCAGCTACACCCCCACCCAGATAGGCGTTGCTCTCTACAAGCTGGACATTGAAGCAAACAACCACAACCGAAGCCTCTACGGCAACAACAAAGCTGTCTATAGTCTGTTACGTTATGGCATTCCTGTGAAAACTGAGGCTGGAAAGGTCACTGATAACGTCTACCTTATAAACTGGCAGGAGCCGGAGAAGAACGATTTTGCCATTGCCGAGGAAGTAACACTCAGAGGAAACCGCGAGCGTAGGCCTGACATCGTGCTCTATGTAAACGGCATTGCAATCGGCGTGCTGGAACTGAAAAACAGCCGTGTGACAATCGGTGATGGAATCCGCCAGAGCTTATCCAACCAGAGCCCAGAGTTCAACGAATGGTTCTTCAGCACTGTCCAGTTCATCTTTGCAGGCAACGATTCCGAGGGCTTAAAATATGGCGCTATCGGCACGCCTGAAAAGTACTTCCTTGAATGGAAAGAAGACGAAAAGGATAACAGCCGTTTCAAGCTCGATAAATACCTGCTCAAGATGTGTAATAAGGACCGACTTATAGAGCTGATGCATGACTTCGTGCTCTTTGATGGCGGCGTCAAGAAACTACCACGGGTTCACCAGTATTTTGCTGTCAAAGCAGCACAGAAACATGTTATGCAGCGCAGGGGAGGTATTATCTGGCATACACAGGGCAGTGGCAAAAGTATTGTCATGGTGCTGCTTGCCAAATGGATACTCGAAAACAATCCCAATGCCCGCGTGGTGGTAGTCACAGACCGCGACGAGCTGGACAAACAGATCAAAAGAATCTTCAATGATGCAGGGGAAGATATCGAACGTACCACCAGCGGTCGCGAACTGATAAGCATGCTCGGCCAGGCCAAACCACGTCTGCTCTGCTCCCTTATCCATAAATTCGGCCGTAAAGGTGTTGACGATTTCGATGCGTTTATCAGAGATCTGGAATCCCAGCCAGGTAAAGCCGTAGGCGATATTTTTGTCTTTGTGGACGAATGCCACCGCACCCAGAGCGGCAAATTGCACCGGGCTATGAAGGCGATCATGCCAAATGCTGTCTTTATCGGTTTCACAGGTACACCACTGCTCAAGAAGGATAAACAGACCAGCCTGGAAGTTTTCGGCGGCTACATCCATACCTACAAGTTTTGTGAAGCGGTAGAAGACAAAGTAGTGCTCGATCTAGTTTATGAATCACGCGACATCGATCAGCGCCTTGGCTCCGAGACAAAAATAGATGCATGGTTTGAGGCAAAAACCAGAGGACTTAACGACTGGCAGAAAGACGAACTCAAAAAGCATTGGGGCACCATGCAGAAAGTGCTCAGTTCACGCTCTCGCATGGATCAGGTGGTAACTGACATTATTTTTGATTTTGGCGTAAAAAAGCCTCGCCTGACCAGCGAACGCGGAAATGCTATTCTGGTAGCTTCAAGCATCTATGAAGCTTGCAAGTACTTCACCCTCTTCCAGAAGACACTTTTCAAAGGCAAATGTGCCGTGGTAACCTCCTACAATCCGCAGGCTCAGGACGTAACAAAAGAAGATACAGGCGCAAATACCGAAACAGAAAAAGAGTTCATCTACAACACCTACACCGAGCTGCTCAAAGATATAGAAACCAGGCCAGGCATGACAAAAACCGAGACCTATGAAGAGAAAGCAAAGGATCTGTTCACTAAAGAACCGGCGAACATGAAATTGCTTATCGTTGTGGATAAACTTCTCACAGGCTTTGATGCACCTCCCTGTACCTATCTCTACATAGACAAGTCAATGAAAGATCACGGCCTGTTTCAGGCAATCTGTCGCACTAACCGGCTGGACGGAGACGACAAAGAGTTCGGTTATATTGTGGATTACAAAGACCTTTTCAAGAATCTGGTAAACGATAAAGGGACCGGAGCACTTCAGGTTTATTCCTCCGAGCTTGACTACAGCGCTGGCGGCGCTAGTCCGGAAGTGTTGATGCAGGACCGCCGGAAAAAAGGTAGGGGGCGCCTTGACAATGCTTTAGAGGCATTGGCTATACTCTGCGAGCCTGTTGAACCGCCGAAAGGAGAACTGGAGCACATTCACTACTTCTGTGGAAATACGGAAATCCCAACTGACCTCCAGGAACGCGAAACTCAACGTGCTGCTCTCTACAAAGCTACTGCTTCACTCGTTCGTTCCTATGCAAACATTTCCGACGAACTGGAAGCTGCAGGATATAGTAGCTCAGATATTTCTCGCATTAAACAGCTACTGGAATATTACCGGAATATCCGTGAGATCATCCGCAGGGCTAGCGGTGAAAGTCTTGATCTGAAAGCTTATGAAGCAGATATGCGCCATCTTATCGACACTTACATCGAGGCAGCCGAGCCCAGAAAGGTTTCATCCTTTGAAGATATGCCTCTTCTGGACTTGATCGTAAAAACGGGAATTGACAAAGCCATTGCAACTCAGCTTGATAGACTGAAGGGCAACAAAAACGCTGTTGCTGAGACTATCGAGAACAATGTCCGCAGCAAAATTATCAAGGAACAACTGAACGACCCGGCATATTACGAGAAGATGTCTGCCCTGCTGGAAGAAATTATAGCAGCCAGGAAGGCAAAAGCCATTGAATATGAGGAATACTTAAAACGGATTGCGGATCTGGTAAAGCAGGTGGAGGCAGGACATGAGGACGATATCGTCGATGTACTGAAGAAAAGCCCTGCTTTAAGAGCACTCTACAACAACCTGAAAGACTGCGGGAAAAAGTTAGAGGGCCAGATAAAAGAAAACGACGAATACGGCGAATATATATTACCCAGCGATCCGACTCTTGACCTGGCACTGAGACTCGATGAAACAATAAAAAGGGTAAGGTCCGATGACTGGCGTGGTGTTGAACCACGTGAAAGGACTATAAAGCACGCCTTGTACGAGGTCCTGCATGACGAAGCAGAGGTTAACCGTATCTTCTTTATCATCAAGGCACAAAAGGAATACTGA
- a CDS encoding M48 family metallopeptidase has product MNTQIELGDITVDVVFKDIKNIHLSVYPPAGRVKISAPLRMNIDTIRVFAISKLGWIKKKQKKFREQERETPREYLDLESHYVWGRRYLLKVIEVDEAPSVELKHNKMILRVRPGADDKKKQSVIDAWYREQLKKAVPPVIAMWEPLLGVKVERFFVQRMKTKWGSCNHKARNIRLNTELAKKPKECLEYTIVHEMAHLLEPTHNSRFITLMDQFMPKWQFCKDKLNQLPVSHEEWAY; this is encoded by the coding sequence ATGAATACCCAGATCGAACTTGGTGATATCACAGTAGACGTAGTTTTCAAGGATATCAAGAACATTCATCTGAGCGTGTATCCTCCAGCCGGTAGGGTAAAAATCTCTGCTCCTTTGCGAATGAATATTGATACAATTCGTGTTTTCGCCATTTCCAAATTAGGCTGGATCAAAAAGAAGCAGAAAAAATTCAGGGAACAGGAGCGTGAAACTCCCCGTGAGTACCTGGATCTTGAAAGCCATTACGTGTGGGGAAGACGCTATTTGCTTAAAGTTATCGAAGTTGATGAAGCACCTTCTGTCGAATTGAAACATAATAAGATGATATTGCGAGTGCGACCTGGAGCAGATGACAAAAAGAAGCAATCTGTTATTGATGCATGGTATCGTGAACAACTCAAGAAAGCTGTGCCACCGGTAATTGCCATGTGGGAACCATTACTGGGAGTGAAGGTAGAGCGGTTCTTTGTGCAAAGGATGAAAACAAAATGGGGAAGCTGCAACCACAAAGCACGTAATATTAGACTCAACACTGAACTTGCCAAGAAGCCAAAAGAATGTCTTGAATATACCATTGTACATGAAATGGCACATCTGCTGGAGCCAACACATAATTCTCGCTTTATAACGCTAATGGACCAGTTCATGCCAAAATGGCAGTTCTGCAAGGATAAACTGAACCAGTTACCGGTCAGCCATGAGGAATGGGCTTATTGA